The sequence below is a genomic window from Betaproteobacteria bacterium.
TACTCGATGGCCCTCGGTGCTGGTACTAGCGCTGACTTCGCGGCCTTGCTCCAGGTATTTCAGATCACGACTTTCCTCGCAATCATCTGCGTCATCTGGCTTGCGTGCGAGATCAGCTGCCGCGCAAATGAAAACATCCGGCTGCCCCGGCAGCCTCACAGGAAGCGCGATTGCGTCGTCAAGAGTTACCTGAACGACCGTGATCTGATCGTCCAAGTCCCTCCTCCCAAACCAGTTCTCCTCGCATGACCTAGTCCCAGGGGCCTCGCCTCCTGGATTGGACGTCGTCCTGCCGCCCACCGAGGGCGCGACAAGCATGTCGGACGGCATCAAGGTGCTTGGAGAACAGCATGTCAGATTTCAAAATTCGCTTCGCGGAAATCGCGAGCGGGTCAGTTCATACGCAAATTCCTTTGGCGAAAATTCTTGGATTTCATCCAGAGGTAGAAAACTCCCTGGTAGACGGCTACCCAACTCGAGTCGACGACCCCAGGAAACTCGACCCCGTTGTCGTCGGCTGGGTATTGAAGACGACGCCCCTCGTGGTCGTCGAGTCAACGGGTAGAAAAAACGTGGGCCACGAATGGGCCAATTCTGGGCCAGCCGTGGGCCACTAGAGTTCCGCCCGAAAATCGATGACCTCTGCACTGCTGGCCAATATCGGTGTGCGGAATCGATCCAAATGCATTTGGTATCGCAACTGGGCCACCAAAAACCGGCGACAACCGCGGTGGGTTGCGATGCAAATACTTGCAACTCGTTGTTTTGTAATTGCTTTTGGCGCGCCCGACACGATTCGAACGTGCGACCCCCCGCCTTCGGAGGGCAGTACTCTATCCAGCTGAGCTACGGGCGCGTGGGCCAAACTTTACAACAAGAGCAGTAGTCACTTTTCCTCGGCGCCACCGAATGACTACTGCCTTCGGAGGGCAGTACTCTATCCAGCTGAGCTACAGGCGCTTTGGGCCACGAGTGGCTTGGGTTCACGGGCGTGCGCCGCGGCGCGGCGATCCGGGGCGCTGAACCGACGTTCCGGAAGGCGGCAAGGATAGCGGTTTTGCCCCCCGGAGTCCATGGCGGCGGTGCGGAAACGGGCGCAAGCCTTTATAATTCCGCGCTTTACCCCCCATTAAGGACAATAACTATGGCCGAATCCCATTCTTCCAAGTCCATCATGGTCGCGAGCATTGTCGTCGCCGTGGTCGGGATTGCTCTTATCGTTCCCCTGTCCCTCAAGGGCGACAGGTCCGCTGCCCAGTCCGGCAGTTCCGACGCCGCCGACGTGCGCATCCAGCCCGTCGCCAAGTTCGAATTGCAGAAGGCTGCCGCGGCGACCGGTGGCGCGCCCAAGGATGGTCCCACGGTGTACAACTCGGTGTGCGGTGCCTGCCACAACTCGGGTGTCGCCAATGCCCCCAAGGCGGGCGACAAGGGCGCCTGGGGCCCCGCATCGGCCAGGGCAAGGATGCCCTGTACAAGAGCGCTCTGGGAGGCAAGGGCGCCATGCCGCCCAAGGGGGGCGCCGCCGATCTTTCCGACGCCGAAATCAAGGCAGCGGTCGATCATCTGGTGGGCTTGGCCAAGTAAGGCGCGGCTTCGCCGGATTTGCAGCGGGAGGCTTGGGCCTCCCGTTTGCGTTGACGGGTTCGACGCAAAAAAGGGCGCCCCGAGGGGCGCCCTGCCGGGCCGGCGTTTGGAGGGCCGGCAGCGGCTGCGGGAGGGTTTACTTCTTGGCCGGTTCCGGGGTCTTGGCGGCTTCGGTCTTGGCCGGCTCGGCCTTCTTGACTTCGGCGGGTTTGGCTTCGGCCGGCTTCGCGTCGGCGGGCTTGGCTTCGGCCAGCTTCACCGTGGCGGTGCTCTCGGACTTGGCCTGGGGAGCGCTATCGGCCTTGGCGTGGGGCTCGGTCTTCTTGACCTGCTTGTGGGCGTGCTTGTGTTGCTTGGGCGTTGCGGCGGCCTTCTTGGCCTCGGTGGGGGCAGCGGTTTCCTTGGCGGCTTCGGGAGCCTTGCTCTCGGCCTTGGGTGCTTCGGCCTTCTGGACGGCGGCACCCGGAGCGGCGGCGGGCTTGGCTTCGGGTGCCGGCTTGGCGTCGGCGGCGTGGGCGATGCCGAAGGCGGCGGCAAGGGCGAGGGCGATCAGTTGCTTGGTCATGGTTTTCTCCTGAGTGGGTGTCTCTGTCATTCGGCCTTGCGGGATTGCATTGCCTTGGGCCGAATAACGCCAACCGCGGCGGGCCGGTAGTCAAGAGAAGGGTAAGGCCGTGTAACGCCCGGTGACGGGTGTAGCGGCGCGAGATAAATCGCGGCAATGGTCGAGATAATTGACTCGACGATGACTTGCGCTCAGCCAAACAAAATTGCGCCGGGCAAAACTACACCCAGCAGGTTGGAACGGTATCCCACGCGATGGCATGGGTCACGGGGTGAAAAGTCCCGAACCGGCCGACTGTTGTGGGGACACCGAGGACGTAGGAAAAATAGGTCGGGTTCGGCCCCCCGTTGACGCACGCCTCGGTGAAGCTTGCGGGAGCCCCCTGGCAGGCGCCGGCATTGACGAGGCTGCATGACACGCCGCTCTCGGTGCCGCCGGGGTAATTGATCGAGTAGGATCGGCGGAAGGCGCCAAAAAGCGACGGGGAGTAGCGCACGATCGAGAGCGCCTCCATGGGGTCGATTCGGGCGCTTCCGCCGGGGAACTGTGAGGCTCCGGACTGCATATTCCACCTATAGGCCAGGGCGTTGTAATTGACAGGGGCGACAGCGTGCAGCGGGTCGTTTAAGTCGGCGACCCAGGTCTTGCCATCCGATCCCGCCCCGAGGTTGTAATGGTTATAGGTGTAGTCGAGCTGACTGGCCGAACCGGTCGTGTGCACGCTCACCGCGGTCGCCGTCTCGTCGAGGATGATCTGCGCCCCGATAGAAAGCGTCCAGCGCTGCCAGGCATCCTGGTCCAGCGTCGAGGCTATCGTGTGAGGTCCGTCGAGGACGTAGGGCTGCGAAATCCCGGCCGTGACCGCCGCGGTCCCCCCGGAAACTGTGCAAGTTTGCGTCCGATGGTCTCTCGAATAAATTTCGTGGCGAAGCGTCAGCCAGGCCAGCGCCCCGGCGTCTGTATACGTCGGCCAGATACGGTAGGTGTAGACCTCCCGGGACTCGGACAGCTCGTCGTCGTCGCGCCATCCATAAATGCAACCTGGGATAACCACAAAACCATTGATGTTGGCCTGTGGCGGCACCGACGTTTTGCTGAAGCTATAGGTCCAATAGCCGTTATTTTGTAAGGCATCCCCGGTCCAGTAGGGCGTCTCGGGCACGTAAGCTCCGCCGGATCGACGACTGACGTGCGCGGTGTCGTGCAGCTGCTGCGGGATGTCGATTTCCCAGCTGAACGCCAGGCCAAAATCCGCCGCGGCTTCGTTTCCGGCGCCACTGATGGCCAGGCGCCAGAAACACGTCGGCCAGGACTGCTGCTCGAAGGTCGTCAGTCCCCATGGATTCGCGCCGCCGGATGTCGGGTAGCGCATGCTACCGAAATAGATTTCAGACCCGTCCGGCTTGTGGGCCAGCAGATTGAGCGCCCCGTTATTGGGCGCCAGGCCCGCCGCAGCGGAGAGGGACTTTGTCAGCACCCCGAACGTCCGGCCCGGCTCGAAATGTCCCCAGCGCCGCACCTTGATCGTGGCGGTACACCCGCCCGAGGCCTGGACCGTCACCACCTGCACATGCCAGCGCACTTGGGCGGGGTCGATGTAGATCACGCCCACGCCAACCGACCCGCCAATGCTGTTAATCGATTTGCCGTAGAGCGTCCGGGGGGTCCCGGCGATGAGCCCATAGAGCCGGGCCTGACGATGGATGGCGTTGTCCTCCGCGACCTGGGGCGCGGTGCGCTGATCGCCGGACGGAGAGGGCATCTTCACCAAGTCGCAGCGCCCCGTTAGATCAGAAGACAGGCCGCCCCAGGCCCCATTGGGCGTGGGGTGCGAGACCACCGCGCCATCCGGGCAGGTCAGGCTCCCCGGATCGGTCGGGCTATAGGCATTCGCCCCCCGCCAGAGCCCGGTAGCCGGGGGGTGAAACCGAATCAGTGCCGTCGCGGCCGCATCGTGCGCCCAGTTGTCGATCATGGCGGCGCCGCGAAATTGAGCACCACGGTGGCGCCATTGGCGTCGGTCATCGTGATCTGTTTGAGCGGCGTACGGGTCGCGGAAAACAGCCCGTCAGACGAGTAGATCGTTGTGGCCGGATGCCACAGCCGGGCGTCATAGCTGGGCTCAGTCAGGGGGCTGGCGATGGCCCCCCCGCCGGACGTGGCCGCAGGCTTTCCCGTACCAGCCCTGGCCGGGATGGCCGGTGCACCCTTGGCGGCAGGCAAAGACCGATCTACCCGGCTGGTGAGGCCCGCGGCCTCGCGGGTCAGCGCGTCCAGGGCCGCGGTGAGGTCTTTGCTCATAGGGTCACTGTGAAAACGTCCTCGACCAACGGGGCGGAGAACGTGCTGGCGATGGTCGGGGCGGCGGCGGCCCGCTCGCCAGAGGACACCGCCGGGAATTCGATGGTGAAGTTGTGGTCTGCCGCCGCGGCGTTGTTGAAGGTCACCACGGGAGAGGACGGCAGATTCGTCTGCCCGGCGGCCGGCGCTGCCGCCGCGGCGGTTGTCGTCTCCGGGTGCGTCGTCCCCACGCCGGAGACGGCGCAGATGGCCAGGGAAAACGTCGTCGTCGCCTCGCCCGAGTCCGGCGCCATGCGGTGGGCCAGCCGCTGCACTTTGCCGATGGCGTGGATCCCGTCGACGTCGATCTCCACCGTCTTATCCAGATCGATTGCAGGATTGAGGCACACGGTGGCACTCACTGTGTTGCGGCGGTGCGAGGCCCAGATGCGCGCCTTCGCCACGTCGACCAGCGTTTCGATGGCCACGGTGGCGGCGGCTCGGTCGGTGTCTGCCGTCAGGGTCGGGTCTAGCCCGTTGGTTTTGCCCGAGACCACGGTGGGCAGGTCCTGGGGCTGCACCGACTCCACGTCGGCGCGGTAGAGTTTGGCCTTGGTCTCCCACCCCTCGGCGTCCTGGTACACGCCCTCCAGGGCGCCGCTCATGGATTGCCGCATGACGCCCGTGGCCGCCACGGCGGCAGGGCACTGCACCGTCACAGTGTGCGTCTCCTGCACGGTCTGCGCGTAGTCGTAGGCAATGACAGCGGCAAACCCCATGCACAGGGTCGCGTCCACGGGCGGGTTGGGCGTCCAGAACCCCGCCCCGACGGCCACGGCGGTACTGGGCATGGGGGTATAGGTCACAGCCCCGACCACCGTCCCGCCAGCGGCGGAAATTGCGCCCTCCACCTGAGAGCGCTGCAGGAACCAGTTTCCGTCGATCACGTATTGCGCAAACCCCGTCATATCGACATAGCTGTAGGTCAGGGCGTGCCCCTCAGCCTTGAGCCGCGGAAAACGATAGGTGAAGGCGATATCGACGGTATTGACCAGCCCCTGTCGATCCGCAAGCTCCACGGCGAGGGAGCCGTCGATGACCTGGTCGGCGCCGAAGGTCAGCGGGGCGGAGGGGGCGGGAATCCAGGGGGTGAGCCGCGGCAGGCCGGCAGGAGACAGATCGAGTGACCCCCGCACGGTGGACAGACGATCCTGGGCATAGGCCCAGCCGGAGGCGCTCGCCGCGAACACAACCGGCGACCAGCGGCCCCCGATCAGGCTGTCGAGGGCGGGGCGGTTAAGCGCGTCGAGCACGCCCTGCAGATCATCCGTCGCCCGCACCTCGACGGTCCGCGCGGCTGGATCGTACTGTGGGCTATCGACGACCCCGGAAAACAGGCGCATTGGGTACAGGGGGCCGCTCTCCGCGGCCGCGGCGATGTCGATGGTCACCGAACGGCCGACCCAGCCGGGCAGGAAGATCGCAGTCCCGGCCGCGGGCCGCAAGGTGAAGATCGCGATGCGCGCGGTCCCCTCCTCCGCCTCCACGGCGATCTCCCCGACCACCTGGTCGGAGACGTCAGCTCCGTGCAGCGTCACCACCGCCGTCCACACCGCGGCCGGCCCGGCCGGGATGGCCGCCCCGGCGGTCCCGGTCAGCCACGCCTCCGGCACGCCCGGATCGTTCGGATCGTCCGATCCCGGGCTGGCCGCGAAGGGCGCAGCGGCAAAGAGCGCAGCGGCGAACACGGCGTTACAGCCCCAGGGTACGGAAAAAAATCCGCCATGTGACCGCTGTCGCTCCGGAGCTGGAAGCAGTGACCACCAGAGGCTTGCGGCCGTCCGCATTGACGCCGCCCAGGGCCAGGGTCACCGTGGGGACCGTCGCCAGGCTGCTCACCAGTACCGTGTCGGCGCCTTGGGTAACGATCCCGGCCCCCGCGACGAAGATCGTGCGGCGGATGGCCCGAAACTGCGTCACGGCGGCGTTGCACGCAAATGCGGTCATCTCGATCCAGTACGGCTGATCGGCCGTCAGGAATAAGCAGGGGCCATTTGCCACGAAGGGCAGACCTGACGCCGCGTCGCCGGTGACGCACTGCTCCACCACGAGGCCGTCCCCCGCCACGAGGTGCGCGGCCCGCGGCCCCGTGCTCGCGCCCGCCCCGACGACGATCGCTCTGTCGTGCAACGCCTCCGCTAGAGACCCCAGCGCCGTTGCCAGCCCCCCGGACGCCCGGGCGCCGATGCCCACGGCGAGGGCCTGGTCCTGGTCTGCCACCGGGGATGGATTGGCTGCCTGCGCCGTCTCCGGGCACACCGCCACCGCCATGGTATCGAGTACGGCCAGGCTGACCGTCTTGCTCCCCGCAGGCAGATCTACCGGTGTGGTACTCGGCCCGGCCCGCAGGGTGGCCGGGGTGTGGCCCTGCACCCAGTCTCGAGCCAGCACCGTCCCCGCGGCATTGAGGTTGCCGACCCCCCACTCGGCCCCGGCGCCGCTGCCGCTGCCCCACTCGATCAGGTAGGGCACCGCCTTTGCTACCCCCTCTCCGACGGCGGAAAACGGGAAATACCCCGCCGGCGCGCCGCCCAGGGTCAGGGGTCCGGTGCCTGCGGTCAGACATGTCTCGCGCACGCGGGGAGCCAACATCAAATCAGCCATGGTCAAACCTCCTCACAGATCAGTTCCCAGCGGTGCGTCGCCTCCGCCCGCTGGCCGCTGACCGTCGGGCGCAGCGCCCACACGGTCAGCTCAGGGTAGTAGATCGCGCCATAGGCCAGAGCGCCGGCCACAGGCGTCACCGTGGCCACGTTGCCGAACAGGGCGGCGGGCGTCCGCACCGCCTGACCGCCGGCCAGGTAGGCGAGGCCGTAGGGGGTATAACCGGCATCCGACCGGTGCGCCGCGGGCAGCGTCGCCTCCAGCCCGGCGCAGGGAATCCCCCGGGGGACGACGCAGCGCAGCAGGTGCTGAGCATTGGTCGCCAGGGTTGCCAGGCCCGGGGGCAGCCAGCCGGCGCCGCTGGTGGTCACCTTGAGCCGCGCCCAGGTCTCCTGCTTGAGTCCGGCGCCGGACACCGCCCGCAGAATCGTCTCGCCCCCGATAATCTCGTAGGTCTGCTCCAGGTCCAGGGCCTGCAGGTCGTGGAGGACGATGCCCCCGATCTCGAAACTCATCGCCGCGCCCCCCGCTTGAGGGCCTCACGGCCCAGGGCCGACACCATCTCCGCGACCACGTCGGGCGCGGCCGCCATGGGATAGCGGCGGCCGTCCAGATGCACATTGACCGGGGTGGGCGTACTCCCCCGGCCGGTCGGGGCTGGCAGTGACGGGATGCGCAGGCGTGACAGGGCGCCGCCGTCGGCATAGCGCGGAATTTGCATGGCGTTCAGGCGGCGCATGAAATCGGCGCCGTAATGGCGCACCGCCGGCAACTGCATCACCCACTCGCCGGGGGTGCCCCAGTACAGCATGTTGTCGGCGCGGTCGTGGGGAGCGGTGCCAGGCAGGGGGCCGCCGGAGGCGAAGGCCGGAAGTGCCGGCGGGGTCGCCGTAGCGCCGTCCGGCAGCCCCGTCGCCTGGACCTTCACCGGCAGCACCAGGCCCGCGAAGGCAGACTTCACGGCCTCAAGGGCAGCGGACAAGGCCCCCTGGTCGATCTCGGGCTTCAGCCTGATCGCCGCCTGCTCGTTCAGCTTGGTGATCTGCTGGGCCAGCCCATTCATCGCCTGTGTCATCTGATTGAACTGCTCCAGTTGCTTCGCCGCCGCCGCCTCGGCCGCCCCCTTCTGCTCCTGGAGGATACCGTCCGTTTCACGGCCGATGCGGCTCAACTCACTGATCGCCTCCTGGCGCTGGGTCTTGGGGTCCACGCCCTCGCCGCTGAGGTTGCCGATGCTCTGCGCGACGCCTTGCTGGCGCTGCAGCAAGTCCTTGGCCAAGTCGCTCTTGCCTTCGGCCTGGGCGTTGCTGGCTTCGAGTTTGAGTTGCGTCATCTCCTTCCGCAGGTCTTCCGCCTGCTCCTTGGGGGTCATGTCCTGGCGCCGGAGGGCGTTGATGGCGGCGGCCGTGTTCAGGCGGTTATTGACGATCTGTTTGTCGAGATCGATGACCTGCTGCGCATAGGTCTTGTACGCCTGGAGCGCCTCGCCGGCCCTGGACTTCAGAGTGTCGTAAAGGCCCTGGGCAATGGCAGCCCGCTGCTGTGCAGCCTCGGCATCGATGGCCCGCAGCTGGCGGGCCGCGCTGCCCTCGGCCTGCACTCGGGCGGCCGCGGCGCCCTGGGTTTTTTCCAGCTCCCCCTGGCGCAGGGCCTCCGTGATGTCTTTCAGGCTGGCGGCGCTGCGCTTCTTCTCCTCGACTTCTTTCCTGGCGATGGCGATCTTTGCTTCGTTGGCATTTCTCACCGCCGCGATCTCGGCATTGGCCTGGGCGAGCACATCGGCGGCCCCCTGGGTCACCAGCTGGCGCTTCCGCGCCGCCACCAGCTCCAGGGCCGCGAGCTGCTGCCCAGCCCCGGCTTGGGCCGCAGCCACCTCGGCGTTGCGGCTCGCCACCTCCACCTGGGCGACGCCGGCCGGATCGTTGCGCAATTCCGCGGCCACCCGGGCCAGCGCCGCCGCCTGGTTGAACTGGGCCAGGGCGACGCCGGCCGTCTGGGAGAACAAGGCCTGGATTCGCCCCGCCCGCGCCTCCAGCCCGGCCACCAGGCCGTTCAAAGCCCTCATCTCCGCCTGGCTGCGCGCCTCGATGGCGTTTTCCAGCTGCGAGCGCAGGGTGGCGTCCTTGGGCGCACGCCCCAGGGCGGTGCTGATGCGCTCCACCAGGCCGGTGAATGCGGCGGGAGTCTTGGCCGCTGAGAACAGCCCCTGCAGGGCGGTCTTCAGCTCCAGGGCGCTGGCCTTCAAGACGCCGTTGTCGTTCAGTGCTCCCGCCACAAAATCCTTGTAGAGGGTCTCGAAGGCCTGCAGAGACTTCAGGCTGTCCTGATCGACCAGGCCGCCGGCGTCGAGCTTGAGCTTATCCAGGCCGAGGAGGCCGCGCTCCTGGCCCCGGTTGTTGACGAAGGCCTTGGCCGCTTCGTCAGCCCGACCGACCGCCGCCTCCAGTATCCGCAGCTCGGCCTCGGCTGCCCGGCCCACGTCGCTCATGCGGAAGGCCGGCGAGAGCAACTGGTCCCGCAGTTCGGCGGCGCGGCTCTTGAGTTTGGACACCTGGTCGGCCTGTTCCGCAGGCCCGTTCTTGGCGGCGAAGTCCTCGAAATTGCGGATCATCTGCTCCGTAGACAAGGCGGTGCCCTGGGCCGCCTGCTGGCCCTTGTTGCGGAAGTGATCCCAAGCCAGGGCGGCGGCCGTGATGCCGGTGATGACCAGCCCCGGCCAGCCCCCAAACAGCGCCAGCAGCCCCCGGCCGGCGGTGGCGGCGAGCCCCATGGCCCGCCCCATGGCCCCGACGTTGGCCGCGGCGACGGCGGCCTGGGCCGCCGCCTGGGCCGTCCCGGCCGCCACGAGGGACTGATTGGCCCAGAGCAGCCGCGCCGCGGCCGACCGCTTCTCATCGGCGAGGGCAGCCGCCTGGGAGGAGACCGCATACCCTTGTGCGGCGGTCGCCGCGTTCAGTTGCGCGATGGCGCCTTGGCGCACGGCGAGCAGGGACGCCGTGGCCGCTTCCGCATGGCGCAACTCCTCGGCCGCCGCCACCCGGGTCGTGGCGGCATCGCGACCCTTGGCCGCGACCAGGGCGCCGATCGCGGCGACCCGGTTGGCGCCGAAGGCCGCCGCGCCGATCAAGGCAATCTGCCCCAGCCCGGCGGCGATCGCCGGCAGGTTGGCCGCCAGGCCATTCAGGCCGCCGGCCAAGTTGGCAGTGACGCCCAAGGCGTTATCCATCTCGCCCGCGGTTTGCTTGACCGCTTCGCCCAGGTTGGTCCAGGCCTGGCCAACGGTCCGCGGCAGGCGTGCTGCCTCGCCCGCCAAAGCGGCTTGCTGGCTTTGCAAGGCCATCAGGACTTGCTGGCTGGTGAGCGCCCCCTGTTCCCCGAGTTTTTTCAGCTCGCCGACAGTCACGCCGAGGCCGGCGGCGATGGCCTGAGCCAGGCGGGGCGCATTTTCCAGGATGGAACTGAGTTCCTCCCCCCGCAAAACGCCAGAGCCCAGGGCCTGCGCGAACTGGAGCATGGCGGCCGAACTCTCGGCCGCTGAGGCGCCGGAGACCAGCAGGGCCTGGCCGACCGCGGTGACGGCCTGCTGCGCGTCCTTGGCGCTCCCCCCCATATCCTTGATCGGCGTCGCGATGCGGGTGAACAGTGCGGCGACATTGACCACCTCGGTGCCTGAATCCCGGGCGGTACTGCGGATGGCGTCGAGGTTGTCCTTAAACTCGACCAGGGACCCCGAGGCGAGCTTGACCCGGGCCTCGACCCCCTTCAGCTCCTCGGCGGCGCGGGCGAAGGCCCTGACGGCCTCGACGGGCGAGGCCGCGAACTGCTGCCACAGTGCAATGGCGCCGCTGATATGGGCGAGATCGGCGATGGCCGACCGGGCGCTGGGACCGACTCCCCGGATCGCCTGCTCCAGTTGATTGACGGAACGAATCGCGCCATCATTGGTCGCAGTGATCACCAGCTTGAGGTTGAGGTCCGACATGCTCCTATCCCTGATTCAATGGACAATTTTTGGCGCCCTGCTCTGCCTGGGGCTCGGCATGACGTTTGCCCTCGGGTGGAGCTTCGTCGTCGGCCTGCTGCTTATGGGATGCCTGCCCACGCTCCTGGCCGCAAATTTTCTCTGCGGCCGGCGTTAAGCCTTCGCCGCCGCCACCGCCTCCTCCACCGCACTCGCGAAAACACCCCAGGGATAACGCCAGGCCTCCGCGTGCCCCTGGCGGACCAGGCCGGCCACGCTCCTTTCCAAGCGGGTCACGGGGTCTTCTGGGCAGCCAGAATCTCCCGCCCCAGGGTCACGACCCGCTCCCGCATCGCGAAAAAACGCGCGTTCACCTCCCGCGCCTCGGCGATGACCCGATCGATGTCCGAGGGCGTCATGCCGTCGATCACGTCTGCGGGGAGATCGGACAGAAAAACCAGGTCGGAGAGAGCAATCTCCTCGAACAGCGCCCCGTCCACCAGGTCTCCCGCATCAGTCTTGGATGCCAGCCAGGCGCGAATCTCGCCGACAGTCAGCTCCTTGACGACGACCTTGCGGCCGTCGATCTCAAACTCCTTGAGGCGGCGCACCGCTTACCGCTCCTTCCGCACCGTCTGATACTGCGACAGCCCCGTGGTGGTGATGCTGGTATCCGCCAGCTGGGTCGCCGAGAGCGTCAGCTTGCCGAACTCGTCTCCGATCCAATCCACGCTCTGGGCGGGGTCAAACTGGCAGCGATGCTTCTCGATGCGTACCGCCTTGCCTGACGCAGCCTCGTTCAGGCCGTCGATCACGATGCGGTAATCGGCGGCGGCCGCCACCAAGCACTGGATCAGGTCATCCGGCAGGGGCGTATAATCCACCGTGATGGCGTCGCCCGCCACCAGGGTCGCGGCGCCGGGCAGGACATAGACCCCGCCGCGCCGCCACTCGTAGTTGGTGGCCGCCACCACCGGCGTGCCCCCCTTCTTGACCACCGGGGCGACGGTCAGATTGCCCAGGCGGGCTAGAGGGATCAGCGAGCCCAGGGCCGGCACCGTCGCCGCCTCGCCCACGATGGCCACCGCGCCGGCATTCGCCGTCACGCTGCCGCGCAGCGCCAGGGCCAGATTCTCGGGCGAAAAACTCAGCATGTGCTTCTGGCCCATCGTCTTCAAGAAAGGGGGGGTGCGCTTCTGGCTCTCGTTCACAGAAAAATTCGGCAGCGCCTTTTCGGTGGGAACGTTGCCGCGCTCGGCCACCCCCCAGGAACGCGCCGACCTGCTCGACGCTCTCGACAAGCTGATCCAGGACGCCTCGGCGGTGATCCCCGAGGATGGCAGCGTGCAGTTGATCGAGATGGCGGGCAAGAGCGCCAGCGCCGATCTCTACGAGCGCCTGGTGATGTACTGCCGCAGCGAGGTGAGCATCGCGCTCACCGGCACCAACCAGACGGTGGAGTCCAACAGCAACAAGGCCAGCGCCAGCGCCGGCCTGGAGGTGGCGGGCGACATTCGCGACGCCGATGCGGAGATCGTCGCCGACACGGTCAATACCCTGATCCGCTGGATCTGCGAACTCAACTGGGGAGGCCCCGAGCGCCCGGTATACAGCCTGTGGGACCAGGCCGCTCAGGATGAGCTGCAGGCGGCCCGGGACAAGAGCAACCATGATGCCGGGGCGCGATTCACCAACGCCTACTGGAGCCGGGCCTATGGCTACCAGGAGAGGGACCTGGCGCCGGAGGGTGCCCCGCCCGCCGCGACGCCCCCCGCGGCGCAACGCGCCCTGCACGCCGCCCGCCCGGCCGCGGCGGCGGATACCACCGACCGCCTTCTGCCGGCGCTGGCCCCCGCGGCCGACGGCACGGTCGCGGGATGGGTGGATCTGATCGAGGCCGAGCTGACGGGGTGCGAGACCCTCGCGGAATTCCGCGATCGCCTGCTGGGACTCTATGGCCACCTGCCGGCCGATGATCTGACCGCCGTCATGGCCAGAGCCTTCGAGGTGGCCGACCTGCGCGGGCGCTTCGAGGTCCGGCGCGGTGCCTGATCCCACCCTACAGGGCGGTTTCGACCTGGCTTTCGCGGAGCAGGCGGCCTTCCTGCGCAACAAACTGGACCTACCCACCGAGACCTGGCAGGACCTTCTGCATGGCGCCCACGACCGGGCCTTCGTGGTGGCCGGGGCGACCAAGGCCGATCTGCTGGCCGATCTGCACGCCGAGGTCCAGAAGGCGATCGACGACGGCACCAGCCTGAAAAAATTCCGCAAGGATTTCCGGGCCATCGTCGCCAAGCACGGCTGGGTGGATTTCACCGGCAGCGGCACCCCCGGCGGCTTTGCCTGGCGCACCAAGGTGATCTACGAGACCAACCTGCGCACGTCCTACGCCGCCGGCCGCTATGCCCAGCTCACCGACCCGGATTTCCTGGCCGCCAGGCCCTACTGGCGCTATGTGCACAGCGATTCCGTCATGCATCCGCGCCCCCTGCACCAGGCCTGGCACGGCAAGGTCATCCGGGCCGACGATCCCTGGTGGCAGACCCACTATCCGCCCAACGGCTGGGGCTGCAAGTGCCGGGTCCATGCCCTCGCGCCAGACCAGCTGGGGAAATACGGCAAGGATGCGCCCGACGCGGCGCCGCATGACGGCGACACCAC
It includes:
- a CDS encoding tape measure protein, which produces MSDLNLKLVITATNDGAIRSVNQLEQAIRGVGPSARSAIADLAHISGAIALWQQFAASPVEAVRAFARAAEELKGVEARVKLASGSLVEFKDNLDAIRSTARDSGTEVVNVAALFTRIATPIKDMGGSAKDAQQAVTAVGQALLVSGASAAESSAAMLQFAQALGSGVLRGEELSSILENAPRLAQAIAAGLGVTVGELKKLGEQGALTSQQVLMALQSQQAALAGEAARLPRTVGQAWTNLGEAVKQTAGEMDNALGVTANLAGGLNGLAANLPAIAAGLGQIALIGAAAFGANRVAAIGALVAAKGRDAATTRVAAAEELRHAEAATASLLAVRQGAIAQLNAATAAQGYAVSSQAAALADEKRSAAARLLWANQSLVAAGTAQAAAQAAVAAANVGAMGRAMGLAATAGRGLLALFGGWPGLVITGITAAALAWDHFRNKGQQAAQGTALSTEQMIRNFEDFAAKNGPAEQADQVSKLKSRAAELRDQLLSPAFRMSDVGRAAEAELRILEAAVGRADEAAKAFVNNRGQERGLLGLDKLKLDAGGLVDQDSLKSLQAFETLYKDFVAGALNDNGVLKASALELKTALQGLFSAAKTPAAFTGLVERISTALGRAPKDATLRSQLENAIEARSQAEMRALNGLVAGLEARAGRIQALFSQTAGVALAQFNQAAALARVAAELRNDPAGVAQVEVASRNAEVAAAQAGAGQQLAALELVAARKRQLVTQGAADVLAQANAEIAAVRNANEAKIAIARKEVEEKKRSAASLKDITEALRQGELEKTQGAAAARVQAEGSAARQLRAIDAEAAQQRAAIAQGLYDTLKSRAGEALQAYKTYAQQVIDLDKQIVNNRLNTAAAINALRRQDMTPKEQAEDLRKEMTQLKLEASNAQAEGKSDLAKDLLQRQQGVAQSIGNLSGEGVDPKTQRQEAISELSRIGRETDGILQEQKGAAEAAAAKQLEQFNQMTQAMNGLAQQITKLNEQAAIRLKPEIDQGALSAALEAVKSAFAGLVLPVKVQATGLPDGATATPPALPAFASGGPLPGTAPHDRADNMLYWGTPGEWVMQLPAVRHYGADFMRRLNAMQIPRYADGGALSRLRIPSLPAPTGRGSTPTPVNVHLDGRRYPMAAAPDVVAEMVSALGREALKRGARR
- a CDS encoding DUF935 family protein gives rise to the protein MCFWPIVFKKGGVRFWLSFTEKFGSAFSVGTLPRSATPQERADLLDALDKLIQDASAVIPEDGSVQLIEMAGKSASADLYERLVMYCRSEVSIALTGTNQTVESNSNKASASAGLEVAGDIRDADAEIVADTVNTLIRWICELNWGGPERPVYSLWDQAAQDELQAARDKSNHDAGARFTNAYWSRAYGYQERDLAPEGAPPAATPPAAQRALHAARPAAAADTTDRLLPALAPAADGTVAGWVDLIEAELTGCETLAEFRDRLLGLYGHLPADDLTAVMARAFEVADLRGRFEVRRGA